In one window of Bizionia sp. M204 DNA:
- a CDS encoding DUF4175 family protein, translating into MSHFNIILQKLEAFVRRYYTNELIKGSILFFAIGFLYFLFTLFVEYVFWLNTTSRTILFWVFVAVEIGLFIKFIAMPLAQLFKLKKGIDYVQASKIIGTHFPEVNDKLLNVLQLKEQGVESELLLASINQKSEELQPIPFKLAINFKQNLRYAKYAAIPVVIILLSVLSGQISWFSESYNRVVNHNTAYEPPAPFQFFVVNENLTTTENKDFTLHVKTVGNVIPENAKITYNNETYFLQQKGAGDFEFVFSRLKNDVEFQLNANSVTSKPYVLKVSEVPSILGFEMVLDYPSYINKADEVLTGTGNAVIPQGTKVTWNLQTKSTEIVQLYAEDTVQFATKNKGDFNLTKTVYSALDYTISTSNNSLKDYERLAFSIDVIKDEYPELRVKMEIDSINQQSMYFYGQATDDYGLRKLQLVYYPSADEKQRKTEAIPISNGNIGEFITAFPNNLELTEGVSYDLYFQVFDNDVINNFKSTKSKTYSYRKLTQAETEDKQLQKQNETIKDLNKSLEKMSEREKELEEFSKTQKEKSELNFNDKKKFENFLKRQKQQEDMMKNFNKKLEENLEEFQKENQEEDIFKEDLKERLKENEEQLKKDEKLLEELEKLQEKINKEELSEKLEELAKQNKNQKRSLEQLLELTKRYYVAKKLEKLQQDIEKLAEEQEKLAEETKEKNTKESQDNLNEKFEDFQKALEELQKDNQDLKQPMDVPSDEKQEESIKKDQQEASDELGEKEENEEQNQDKDAEKNQQNAQKKQKQAAQKMEQMGEKMKMAMQSGGGEQMQEDVDMLRQILDNLILFSFDQENLMEQFKGIEINHNKYATYLRKQNDLKEHFSHVDDSLFALSLRQPKLSESVNKEISDVFFNIDKSLEQFSENRLFQGIANQQYTITAANNLANFLSDIMNQMQMQMQSSGAGSGGKPEQGLPDIIKSQEELNREMQDGMKGQEGKPKDEGEGEKGEKGKKEGDKPGEDGKNGQDGKPGSEGQNGSQEGNQMGEGEGSEISKGELFRIYQQQQEIRQALQDKLAKEGKNGLGNAILKQMEDVEMDLLNKGFTNQTLQKMMNLQHQLLKMENATMEQGEDTKRKANTNREEFQNNTNNQIPTAKQYFNTIEILNRQSLPLQPVYKKKVQEYFKKAND; encoded by the coding sequence GTGTCTCATTTTAATATCATTCTTCAGAAATTAGAAGCTTTTGTAAGGCGTTATTACACAAACGAGCTTATAAAGGGTAGCATATTATTTTTTGCTATTGGATTTCTATATTTTCTATTTACACTATTTGTTGAATATGTATTTTGGCTAAATACCACGTCTAGAACTATTTTATTCTGGGTTTTTGTTGCCGTTGAAATCGGCTTATTTATCAAATTTATAGCCATGCCTTTAGCGCAACTATTCAAACTAAAAAAAGGAATAGATTACGTGCAAGCTTCCAAAATTATCGGTACACATTTTCCTGAAGTTAATGATAAATTGCTGAATGTTTTACAGTTGAAAGAGCAAGGTGTTGAATCTGAATTATTACTGGCAAGTATCAATCAAAAATCTGAAGAATTACAACCTATTCCGTTTAAATTGGCTATTAATTTCAAGCAGAATTTACGCTATGCTAAATATGCTGCTATTCCTGTTGTTATTATTTTATTATCGGTTTTATCAGGACAAATAAGTTGGTTTAGCGAGAGTTATAATCGCGTTGTTAACCATAACACCGCTTATGAACCACCTGCACCTTTTCAGTTTTTTGTAGTGAATGAAAATTTAACGACAACAGAAAACAAAGACTTTACGTTACACGTGAAAACCGTAGGAAATGTGATTCCTGAAAACGCTAAAATTACCTATAATAATGAAACCTATTTTCTGCAGCAAAAAGGTGCTGGCGATTTTGAGTTTGTGTTTAGTCGCTTAAAAAATGATGTAGAATTCCAACTTAATGCCAATTCGGTAACCTCAAAGCCCTATGTGCTAAAAGTTTCTGAAGTTCCATCAATTTTGGGATTCGAGATGGTTTTAGATTATCCATCTTACATTAATAAAGCGGACGAGGTGTTAACAGGAACCGGAAACGCCGTTATTCCTCAAGGCACCAAAGTAACCTGGAACTTACAAACAAAATCTACTGAAATAGTGCAACTATATGCAGAAGATACCGTACAGTTTGCTACGAAAAATAAAGGTGATTTTAACCTAACTAAAACAGTGTATAGTGCGTTGGATTATACCATATCTACTAGTAATAATTCTTTAAAAGATTATGAACGTTTGGCTTTTTCTATTGACGTTATAAAAGATGAATATCCTGAACTTCGTGTGAAAATGGAAATTGACAGCATAAATCAACAAAGCATGTATTTCTATGGGCAAGCAACGGATGATTATGGCTTACGCAAGTTGCAATTGGTTTACTATCCATCAGCTGATGAAAAGCAGCGTAAAACAGAAGCTATTCCAATTTCCAATGGGAATATTGGGGAATTTATAACCGCTTTTCCTAATAATTTGGAGCTTACTGAAGGTGTGAGTTATGATTTGTATTTTCAAGTATTTGATAATGATGTAATTAACAATTTTAAAAGCACTAAAAGTAAGACCTATAGTTATAGAAAATTAACACAAGCGGAAACCGAGGACAAACAATTGCAAAAACAAAATGAAACCATTAAGGATTTAAATAAATCTTTGGAGAAAATGAGTGAGCGCGAAAAAGAGCTTGAAGAATTTTCTAAAACACAAAAAGAAAAATCCGAATTGAATTTTAATGATAAAAAGAAATTTGAAAACTTTTTGAAGCGTCAGAAGCAACAGGAAGACATGATGAAAAATTTCAATAAAAAATTAGAAGAAAATTTAGAGGAATTTCAAAAAGAAAATCAGGAAGAAGATATCTTTAAAGAGGATTTAAAAGAACGCTTAAAAGAAAACGAAGAGCAGCTAAAAAAGGATGAGAAACTTTTGGAAGAGTTGGAGAAACTTCAGGAGAAAATCAATAAGGAAGAATTAAGTGAAAAACTTGAGGAACTAGCCAAACAAAATAAAAATCAGAAGCGGAGTTTAGAGCAATTATTGGAATTGACAAAGCGTTATTATGTGGCTAAAAAATTAGAAAAGCTACAGCAAGATATCGAAAAATTAGCAGAGGAACAGGAGAAATTAGCTGAAGAGACAAAAGAGAAAAACACCAAAGAGTCGCAAGATAATTTGAACGAAAAGTTTGAAGATTTTCAGAAGGCTTTAGAAGAATTGCAAAAAGATAATCAGGATTTGAAACAACCTATGGATGTCCCAAGTGATGAGAAGCAGGAAGAATCTATTAAAAAAGATCAACAAGAAGCTTCGGATGAGTTAGGTGAAAAAGAAGAAAACGAAGAACAAAATCAAGATAAAGACGCTGAAAAAAATCAGCAAAATGCCCAAAAGAAACAAAAGCAAGCTGCCCAAAAAATGGAACAAATGGGTGAGAAAATGAAAATGGCCATGCAATCTGGAGGAGGCGAGCAGATGCAGGAAGATGTGGATATGTTACGTCAGATTTTAGATAACCTTATCTTATTTTCATTTGATCAAGAAAATTTAATGGAACAGTTTAAAGGTATTGAAATTAACCATAATAAATATGCTACCTATTTGCGGAAACAAAATGATTTAAAAGAACATTTTTCACATGTTGACGACAGTCTTTTTGCTTTATCCTTGCGGCAACCTAAATTATCAGAATCGGTAAATAAGGAAATTTCAGACGTGTTTTTTAATATTGATAAATCGCTAGAGCAGTTTTCGGAAAATAGATTATTTCAAGGTATAGCTAATCAACAATACACCATTACGGCTGCCAATAATTTAGCTAATTTTTTGAGTGATATTATGAATCAGATGCAGATGCAAATGCAATCATCTGGTGCTGGTAGTGGAGGTAAACCAGAGCAAGGATTGCCGGATATTATAAAAAGTCAAGAGGAGCTGAATAGGGAAATGCAAGATGGCATGAAAGGCCAAGAAGGAAAACCTAAAGATGAGGGTGAAGGCGAGAAGGGAGAAAAAGGTAAAAAGGAAGGTGATAAACCGGGTGAAGATGGTAAAAATGGTCAAGACGGAAAGCCGGGAAGCGAAGGACAAAATGGGAGCCAAGAAGGAAACCAAATGGGTGAAGGTGAAGGGAGCGAAATTAGTAAAGGCGAATTGTTTAGAATATATCAGCAGCAGCAAGAAATCCGTCAAGCCTTACAGGATAAACTAGCTAAAGAGGGGAAAAATGGACTCGGTAACGCTATTTTAAAGCAGATGGAAGACGTTGAAATGGATTTGTTGAATAAAGGTTTCACTAATCAAACACTTCAAAAAATGATGAATTTGCAGCATCAATTACTGAAAATGGAAAATGCAACCATGGAGCAAGGTGAAGATACAAAGCGGAAGGCGAATACCAATCGTGAGGAATTTCAAAACAACACGAATAATCAAATTCCTACAGCTAAACAATATTTCAATACCATTGAGATTTTAAATCGTCAAAGTTTACCTTTGCAACCAGTTTATAAAAAGAAAGTTCAAGAGTATTTTAAAAAAGCCAATGATTAG
- the gltX gene encoding glutamate--tRNA ligase, producing the protein MSKPVRVRFAPSPTGPLHIGGVRTALFNYLFAKKYNGTFILRIEDTDQNRFVEGAENYIEQSLKWCGITVDEGVNTNEKFGPYRQSERKDIYKKYADQLIANGKAYYAFDAADDLDAHRKDHEAQGKTFIYNWHNREKGRLVNSLVLSAEETQAKLDAGDDYVIRFLSPQDETLHLTDIIRGNMTIDTNILDDKVLFKSDGLPTYHLANIVDDHLMEISHVIRGEEWLPSLALHYQLYDAFGWEKPEFAHLPLILKPTGKGKLSKRDGDKLGFPVFPLAYKDHQTGDISRGYREDGYFPEAVVNFLAFLGWNPGTEQEIFSMDELIAAFDLNRVNKAGARFDPDKTKWFNHHYMQEQYNDDLAETFKQIQPELAEIDVNYVELVVALIKERATFVTDFWALSHFFFQTPTDLDEKAVKKAWKDDSPELMTQVVSVIESVEDFTVENLQTELKGWIIKNDIGFGKVMMPLRLALVGALQGPDVFDIMYLIGKDETKRRIENLVNTLS; encoded by the coding sequence ATGTCAAAACCCGTACGCGTGCGCTTTGCACCAAGTCCAACAGGACCTTTACATATAGGTGGTGTTCGCACAGCCCTTTTCAACTATTTATTTGCTAAAAAATACAACGGAACCTTTATACTTCGTATTGAAGATACGGATCAAAATCGTTTTGTTGAAGGTGCTGAAAATTATATTGAACAATCTTTAAAATGGTGTGGTATTACGGTTGACGAAGGTGTAAATACTAACGAGAAATTTGGTCCTTATAGACAAAGTGAGCGTAAAGACATTTATAAAAAATATGCAGATCAGTTAATTGCCAATGGCAAAGCCTATTATGCATTTGATGCTGCAGACGATTTAGATGCACATAGAAAAGACCATGAAGCCCAAGGGAAAACTTTTATTTACAATTGGCATAATCGTGAAAAAGGCCGTTTGGTGAACTCGTTGGTCCTTTCTGCTGAAGAAACGCAAGCGAAATTAGATGCTGGTGATGATTATGTAATTCGTTTTTTATCTCCTCAAGATGAAACACTACATTTAACAGATATAATCCGTGGCAATATGACCATAGATACCAATATTTTAGACGATAAAGTATTGTTTAAAAGTGATGGGTTACCAACCTATCATTTAGCGAATATTGTAGACGACCATTTAATGGAAATTTCCCATGTTATTCGTGGTGAAGAATGGTTACCATCTTTGGCATTGCATTACCAATTATACGATGCATTTGGTTGGGAAAAGCCTGAATTTGCACATTTACCATTGATTTTAAAACCAACAGGAAAAGGAAAGTTAAGCAAGCGTGATGGCGATAAACTAGGGTTTCCAGTATTTCCATTAGCTTATAAAGATCATCAAACGGGTGATATATCTCGTGGTTACCGAGAAGATGGTTATTTTCCAGAAGCAGTTGTGAATTTCCTAGCCTTTTTAGGTTGGAATCCAGGAACAGAACAGGAAATTTTTAGCATGGACGAGCTGATTGCTGCCTTCGATTTAAACCGTGTGAATAAAGCAGGAGCCCGTTTTGATCCAGACAAAACCAAATGGTTTAACCACCATTATATGCAAGAACAATATAATGACGATTTAGCCGAAACATTTAAGCAAATTCAACCAGAATTAGCCGAAATTGATGTGAATTACGTGGAACTGGTTGTAGCCCTTATTAAAGAACGTGCGACCTTTGTTACTGATTTTTGGGCATTAAGTCACTTTTTCTTTCAAACACCAACCGATTTAGACGAAAAAGCGGTTAAAAAAGCTTGGAAGGATGATTCTCCTGAACTGATGACGCAAGTCGTTTCAGTTATTGAATCTGTGGAGGATTTCACCGTTGAAAACCTTCAAACCGAACTAAAAGGTTGGATTATTAAAAACGACATAGGTTTTGGTAAAGTCATGATGCCATTACGTTTAGCATTAGTAGGTGCCTTACAAGGACCAGACGTGTTTGATATTATGTATTTAATTGGTAAAGATGAAACCAAACGACGTATTGAGAATTTGGTGAATACGTTGTCTTAA
- a CDS encoding SPFH domain-containing protein has protein sequence MLIFVPFILFGLFVLFSSFFMVKQQSAAIIERFGKFHSIRQSGLHMKIPLVDKVAGRLSLKIQQLDVIIETKTLDDVFVKLKVSVQYKVVTEKVYDAFYKLDYPHEQITSYVFDVVRAEVPKMKLDDVFVKKDDIALAVKAELNDAMMDYGFDIIRTLVTDIDPDPQVKIAMNRINAADREKTAAQYEGDAQRILIVEKAKAEAESKRLQGQGIADQRREIARGLEESVDVLNRVGINSQEASALIVVTQHYDTLQAIGSETNSNLILLPNSPQAGSQMLNDMVASFTASNQIGEAMKNNKKNKE, from the coding sequence ATGTTAATATTTGTTCCCTTTATTTTATTTGGACTTTTTGTTTTATTCTCCTCCTTTTTTATGGTGAAGCAACAATCGGCTGCCATAATTGAGCGTTTTGGAAAATTTCACAGTATTCGCCAATCTGGTTTACACATGAAAATTCCTTTGGTAGATAAGGTTGCAGGCCGATTAAGTTTAAAAATTCAACAATTAGATGTTATTATTGAAACCAAAACTTTGGATGATGTCTTTGTAAAACTGAAAGTGTCTGTACAGTATAAAGTAGTAACCGAAAAAGTATATGATGCTTTTTACAAGTTAGATTATCCGCATGAACAAATTACAAGTTATGTGTTTGATGTAGTACGTGCCGAAGTTCCAAAAATGAAATTAGATGATGTTTTTGTTAAAAAAGATGATATCGCTTTAGCTGTAAAAGCAGAATTAAATGATGCTATGATGGATTATGGTTTTGATATTATTAGAACTTTAGTAACGGATATTGATCCAGATCCACAAGTAAAAATAGCTATGAACCGTATTAATGCAGCCGATAGGGAAAAAACAGCTGCCCAATATGAAGGTGATGCTCAACGTATTTTAATTGTTGAAAAAGCCAAAGCAGAAGCTGAAAGTAAACGATTACAAGGTCAAGGTATTGCAGATCAACGCCGTGAAATAGCACGCGGTTTGGAGGAATCTGTTGATGTGTTAAATCGTGTAGGTATTAATAGTCAAGAAGCATCAGCATTGATAGTTGTAACCCAACATTATGATACCTTGCAAGCCATAGGTAGTGAAACGAACAGTAATTTAATTTTACTTCCAAATTCACCACAAGCAGGTAGCCAAATGCTAAATGATATGGTAGCGAGTTTTACGGCTAGTAACCAAATTGGCGAAGCCATGAAAAACAATAAAAAAAATAAGGAATAA
- a CDS encoding GNAT family N-acetyltransferase, giving the protein MIETKLFTSAIDLPRAWDALVVHDIFLQTTYLKALEEAAPKNITLYYFGFYLEQELVGIAVMQRVKLYLNDMFRNHDDSCFQERFKNQVSKVLKGNILVVGNLTHTGQHGIYFKSNAITNEEFMSTLLKAVDVLKRKIKTVFNKNIRAVLLKDYFLTDTILQTKNALNTSGFHHIVVQPNMVLNLPEHWVHFEDYISELNKKYRDRYKSARKKSESIITKELDVTAIFNQSETLYKLYKNVARNAKINSFILPENHFYTFKKQLGANFKVFGYFNKNELVGFYTLILNNKYLETYFLGYDSEYQYKHQLYLNMLYDMAQFGINNQFKTIVYARTAMEIKSSIGAKPKDMVMYLKHTNWFMNGILKYIFRLMNPSKIWEERHPFKSN; this is encoded by the coding sequence TTGATAGAAACAAAACTATTTACATCTGCAATTGATTTACCACGAGCTTGGGATGCCTTGGTTGTACATGATATTTTTCTGCAAACAACATATTTAAAAGCTTTGGAAGAAGCTGCTCCAAAAAATATTACGCTTTATTATTTTGGATTTTATCTAGAACAGGAATTAGTAGGAATTGCCGTAATGCAACGCGTTAAATTATACCTTAATGACATGTTCAGAAATCATGATGATTCGTGTTTTCAAGAGCGTTTTAAAAATCAGGTTTCAAAGGTTTTAAAAGGAAATATATTGGTAGTCGGGAATTTAACACATACAGGACAGCATGGCATCTATTTTAAGTCCAATGCCATAACAAATGAGGAATTTATGTCTACATTATTAAAAGCTGTTGATGTGCTAAAACGTAAAATTAAGACTGTTTTTAATAAAAATATTAGAGCTGTTTTATTAAAAGATTATTTCCTAACAGATACCATTCTGCAAACTAAAAACGCACTAAATACATCAGGTTTCCATCACATAGTTGTACAACCAAATATGGTTTTGAACCTTCCTGAACATTGGGTGCATTTTGAGGATTATATTTCTGAATTAAACAAAAAATATCGAGACCGTTATAAATCAGCTAGAAAAAAATCTGAATCTATTATCACCAAGGAATTGGATGTAACGGCGATTTTTAACCAATCGGAAACACTCTACAAATTGTATAAAAACGTTGCTAGAAACGCTAAAATAAATAGCTTCATTTTACCAGAAAATCATTTTTATACCTTCAAAAAACAATTAGGTGCAAACTTTAAAGTGTTTGGATATTTTAATAAAAATGAATTGGTTGGATTTTACACGCTCATTCTAAATAATAAATACTTGGAAACCTACTTTTTAGGCTATGATTCCGAGTATCAATATAAGCATCAGTTATATTTAAATATGTTGTATGATATGGCGCAATTTGGTATTAATAATCAATTTAAAACGATTGTTTATGCCAGAACTGCTATGGAAATAAAAAGTTCTATTGGTGCAAAACCGAAAGATATGGTTATGTATTTAAAACATACTAATTGGTTTATGAATGGGATACTTAAATATATTTTCAGGCTGATGAATCCGTCTAAAATATGGGAAGAACGTCATCCCTTTAAGTCAAATTAA
- a CDS encoding glutamine--tRNA ligase/YqeY domain fusion protein, translating into MSEETKSLNFIEHIIEEDLRNGLEKEALRFRFPPEPNGYLHIGHTKAIGISFGLGEKYQAPVNLRFDDTNPAKEEQEYVDAIKRDIAWLGYQWANELYSSDYFQQLYDWAVALIKEGKAYVDSQSSEAMAEQKGTPTQPGVDGPYRNRSIEENLDLFQRMKAGEFPEGSHVLRAKIDMQHPNMLMRDPLMYRILKKSHHRTGNDWCIYPMYDWTHGESDYMEQISHSLCSLEFKPHRELYDWFKEQVYKYQPEALPMLPKQREFARLNLSYTIMSKRKLLKLVEQGVVSGWDDPRMPTISGLRRRGYTPDSIRQFIDKVGVAKRDNVIDVSLLEFCIREDLNKTAPRVMAVLDPVKLVITNYPEGQEEWLEAENNQEDESAGFRKVPFSRELYIEKDDFKEEASSKFFRLKLGGEVRLKNAYIIKAEGVVKDADGNVTEIHATYSEDTEKKVKGTLHWVSIKHAIKAEVREYDRLFLDEAPDSHADKDFMEFINPESLKIIDAFVEPSLLEAKVGERFQFQRLGYFNVDDDSTSEKLVFNKTVGLRDTWAKQAPKNNENQPAKKQNQQSNRPAIEQIKSYGKKYDRMKDDERVKAKSEIQELAQNVSYSDVEPLFGTSAKKVGTRIITMITLGVLLNNGLERNSEINDFIAKALDDKNDLLVAEAKAL; encoded by the coding sequence ATGTCTGAAGAAACAAAATCACTCAATTTTATTGAGCATATTATAGAAGAAGATTTAAGGAATGGATTGGAAAAAGAAGCACTTCGCTTCCGTTTTCCACCAGAACCGAATGGTTATTTACATATTGGTCACACCAAAGCTATTGGTATTAGTTTTGGCTTGGGTGAAAAATACCAAGCACCTGTAAACTTACGTTTTGATGATACCAATCCCGCCAAAGAAGAGCAGGAATATGTAGATGCTATAAAACGTGATATTGCATGGTTAGGCTATCAATGGGCTAATGAATTGTATTCATCTGATTATTTTCAGCAGTTATATGATTGGGCAGTAGCGTTAATCAAAGAAGGAAAAGCTTATGTAGATTCGCAATCCAGCGAAGCTATGGCTGAACAGAAAGGTACGCCAACGCAACCTGGTGTTGATGGTCCATACCGAAACCGGAGTATTGAAGAAAATTTGGATTTATTTCAGCGCATGAAAGCTGGAGAATTTCCAGAAGGTTCTCATGTATTGCGTGCAAAAATTGATATGCAACATCCTAATATGTTAATGCGTGATCCGTTGATGTACCGTATTTTAAAAAAATCACATCACAGGACAGGAAATGATTGGTGTATTTATCCTATGTACGACTGGACCCATGGTGAAAGTGATTATATGGAACAAATTTCACATTCTTTATGCTCCCTTGAATTTAAGCCGCATAGAGAGCTTTACGACTGGTTCAAGGAGCAAGTGTATAAATACCAGCCAGAAGCCTTACCAATGCTTCCTAAACAACGTGAATTTGCCCGTTTGAATTTAAGTTATACCATTATGAGTAAACGTAAGTTGCTAAAATTGGTTGAGCAAGGTGTTGTAAGCGGTTGGGACGATCCACGAATGCCAACCATTTCAGGGTTGCGTCGTCGTGGTTACACACCAGATTCCATCAGACAGTTTATTGATAAAGTAGGTGTAGCCAAACGTGATAACGTTATTGATGTATCGCTTTTAGAATTCTGTATTCGTGAGGATTTAAATAAAACGGCACCGCGTGTGATGGCTGTTTTAGATCCAGTTAAATTAGTCATTACCAATTATCCTGAAGGACAAGAGGAGTGGTTGGAAGCTGAAAATAATCAGGAAGATGAATCGGCAGGTTTTAGAAAAGTACCTTTTTCGCGTGAGTTATATATTGAAAAAGACGATTTTAAAGAAGAAGCAAGTAGTAAATTTTTCCGATTGAAATTAGGCGGTGAAGTCCGCTTGAAAAATGCCTACATCATCAAAGCAGAAGGTGTAGTGAAAGATGCTGATGGAAACGTTACAGAAATTCATGCTACCTATTCTGAAGATACCGAGAAAAAAGTAAAAGGAACCTTGCATTGGGTGTCTATAAAGCATGCTATTAAAGCAGAAGTTCGCGAGTATGATAGATTGTTTTTAGATGAAGCTCCAGATAGCCATGCCGATAAAGATTTTATGGAATTTATAAATCCAGAATCTTTAAAAATAATTGATGCTTTTGTAGAACCAAGTTTGTTAGAAGCGAAAGTAGGAGAGCGGTTCCAATTTCAACGTTTGGGTTATTTTAATGTGGATGATGATAGTACCTCTGAAAAATTAGTATTCAATAAAACGGTTGGATTACGAGATACTTGGGCAAAACAAGCTCCTAAAAATAATGAAAATCAGCCAGCAAAAAAACAAAACCAACAATCTAATAGACCAGCTATTGAGCAGATAAAATCATACGGGAAAAAGTATGATAGAATGAAAGATGACGAACGCGTAAAAGCAAAATCTGAAATTCAGGAATTGGCGCAAAATGTAAGCTATAGTGATGTTGAACCCTTGTTTGGCACGTCTGCAAAAAAGGTAGGAACGCGAATTATTACCATGATAACCTTAGGTGTATTACTGAATAATGGATTAGAACGAAATTCAGAAATCAATGATTTTATAGCTAAAGCTTTAGATGACAAAAATGACTTGTTGGTGGCTGAGGCAAAAGCGTTATAA
- a CDS encoding zinc ribbon domain-containing protein, whose product MQHRNYECPKCHNRTYDMDQMQATGGLFTKLFNIQNKKFTSVTCEKCTYTEFYKSKTSSISNIFDFFTN is encoded by the coding sequence ATGCAACATAGAAATTACGAATGTCCAAAATGCCATAATCGGACTTACGATATGGATCAAATGCAGGCAACGGGCGGTTTGTTTACAAAACTTTTTAACATCCAGAATAAAAAATTTACCTCTGTAACATGTGAAAAATGTACATATACCGAATTTTATAAATCTAAAACTAGTAGCATTAGCAATATCTTTGACTTCTTTACAAATTAA
- the folB gene encoding dihydroneopterin aldolase has product MGTIKVENIRVFANHGCLKEETKIGSDYRVDLEIKANLQTSAKTDLLQDTVDYVFLNKVIREEMAQPSYLLETVAKRILNRIFKEDIMVSKATVWVSKINPPIGGDVEMVTIKMSDKRKKQK; this is encoded by the coding sequence ATGGGAACAATTAAAGTTGAAAATATTCGGGTATTTGCCAATCATGGTTGCTTAAAAGAAGAAACCAAAATTGGTAGCGATTACCGTGTGGATTTAGAAATAAAAGCCAATTTACAAACATCAGCCAAAACAGATTTACTTCAAGATACGGTTGATTATGTGTTTCTAAATAAGGTGATTCGGGAAGAAATGGCACAACCTTCTTACTTATTAGAAACGGTGGCCAAACGTATTTTAAATCGTATTTTTAAAGAAGATATTATGGTTAGCAAAGCCACGGTTTGGGTCAGTAAAATTAACCCACCTATTGGAGGCGATGTGGAAATGGTAACTATAAAAATGAGTGACAAGCGAAAAAAGCAAAAGTAA